From the genome of Vicia villosa cultivar HV-30 ecotype Madison, WI linkage group LG2, Vvil1.0, whole genome shotgun sequence, one region includes:
- the LOC131653142 gene encoding E3 ubiquitin-protein ligase ATL6-like, translating into MVMFMFHLNTSLLPFLLLLFLNHVQSQTSMQPLPTDISHHKWEPSFAITVGSILCLLLFLGIIFFYIRNCVESHIIITRTNHTTDCPCSCSHGINQELLNTFPILFYSAIKDLKTDKGPLECAVCLTDFKENDTLRLLPKCNHVFHPQCIDSWLASHVTCPVCRANLNQDSCQVSIPIITPPHFNNDHVCEESSQTETETETEHEISLNNNASNEQNPNQIGESINCDDAHASKPKLLRSNSTGHSLDEQVKCEEKYTLMLPEDVRRYILVNHGKSCQLSVNGEAKVEKWVWCARRG; encoded by the coding sequence ATGgttatgtttatgtttcatctcaaCACATCTCTACTCCCCTTCCTCCTCCTTCTCTTCCTCAACCATGTCCAATCCCAAACCTCCATGCAACCTCTTCCCACAGACATCTCTCACCACAAATGGGAACCCTCCTTTGCAATCACAGTTGGTTCCATACTTTGCCTACTCCTTTTCCTAGGAATCATCTTTTTCTACATCAGAAACTGCGTTGAATCACACATCATCATCACAAGAACAAACCACACCACTGATTGTCCTTGCTCATGTTCTCATGGTATCAACCAAGAGCTTCTCAACACTTTCCCTATCCTCTTTTACTCAGCTATCAAGGATCTTAAAACTGATAAAGGACCATTGGAATGTGCTGTTTGTTTAACAGATTTCAAAGAAAATGATACCTTGAGATTGTTACCTAAATGCAACCATGTTTTTCACCCTCAGTGCATTGATTCATGGCTAGCTTCGCATGTCACATGTCCTGTTTGTCGGGCAAATCTTAACCAAGATTCTTGTCAGGTTTCTATCCCAATTATCACCCCACCCCATTTCAACAATGACCATGTGTGTGAAGAAAGTTCTCAAACCGAAACTGAAACTGAAACCGAACACGAAATCAGTCTCAATAATAATGCTTCCAATGAGCAAAACCCAAACCAAATCGGAGAAAGTATCAATTGTGATGATgcacatgcatcaaaaccgaagcTTTTGAGGTCAAATTCAACTGGCCATTCTCTGGATGAACAAGTGAAGTGTGAGGAGAAGTACACACTGATGTTACCAGAGGATGTAAGGAGGTACATTTTGGTTAACCATGGGAAAAGCTGTCAGCTTTCTGTGAACGGCGAGGCGAAGGTTGAGAAGTGGGTTTGGTGTGCAAGACGTGGTTAG